From Scomber scombrus chromosome 6, fScoSco1.1, whole genome shotgun sequence, the proteins below share one genomic window:
- the LOC133982423 gene encoding sulfide:quinone oxidoreductase, mitochondrial-like isoform X2 translates to MAALRRLKQGRSTAIAISQLHTSSCAFAKQHYKMLVLGGGAGGIAMSARMKRIMGAENVAVVEPSEMHYYQPIWTLVGAGAKTVASSGRPTANVMPSGVKWVKSKVQEINPDTNTVCTDDGTEISYEYMIVALGLQLHYEKIKGLPEGFGYPNIGSNYSVQTVEKTWKALQNFKEGNTVFTFPNTPVKCAGAPQKIMYLTDAYLRKTGKRGKANIIYNTSLPVLFGVKKYADSLWEIVKQRDLKVNLRQNLIEVRADKQEAVFENLDKPGETQVLEHEAVPASQSGCTGSPAPLGWHIRTCGRKKVCCVSQHSLKSMEEIPGDWPLHKETWTGLQNWYRLLCVRRNRRNTTRTLQNDLQQATNVHVSD, encoded by the exons ATGGCTGCATTGCGTCGTCTGAAGCAGGGCCGCTCCACGGCCATCGCTATCTCTCAACTTCATACAAGCAGCTGTGCCTTTGCCAAACAGCATTACAAAATGTTAGTActtggaggaggagctggagggatTGCAATGAGTGCACGAATGAAGAGGATCATGGGAGCTGAGAATGTGGCTGTTGTGGAGCCCAGTGAG ATGCACTACTATCAGCCCATATGGACCCTAGTTGGTGCTGGTGCAAAAACTGTAGCTTCATCAGGTCGGCCAACAGCAAATGTTATGCCATCAGGAGTGAAGTGGGTGAAATCTAAAGTTCAGGAAATAAATCCAGACACAAATACTGTCTGCACAGATGATGGCACTGAA ATCTCCTATGAGTATATGATTGTGGCTTTGGGTTTACAACTTCATTATGAGAAG ATCAAAGGGCTACCAGAGGGGTTTGGATATCCAAATATCGGGTCAAACTACTCAGTTCaaactgtggagaaaacatGGAAGGCACTGCAGAACTTCAAAGAAGGCAACACTGTGTTCACATTCCCAAATACTCCTGTGAAATGTGCTGGAGCACCTCAGAAGATCATGTATCTCACAGATGCTTATCTCAGAAAG AcaggaaaaaggggaaaagcCAATATAATATACAACACATCCCTACCTGTACTCTTTGGGGTCAAGAAATATGCTGACTCACTGTGGGAAATTGTGAAACAACGTGACCTAAAAGTGAACCTCAGGCAAAACTTGATCGAAGTACGGGCAGACAAGCAAGAAGCTGTGTTTGAAAATCTTGACAAACCAGGGGAAACCCAAGTGCTTGAG CATGAGGCAGTACCTGCATCCCAATCAGGTTGCACAGGTAGTCCAGCTCCTCTAGGATGGCACATCCGTACGTGTGGTCGCAAGAAGGTTTGCTGTGTCTCCCAGCACAGTCTCAAGAGCATGGAGGAGATACCAGGAGACTGGCCGCTACACAAGGAGACCTGGACAGGGCTGCAAAACTGGTATCGGCTCCTTTGtgtgaggaggaacaggaggaacacTACCAGAACCCTCCAAAATGACCTCCAGCAGGCTACTAATGTTCATGTTTCTGACTAA